In one window of Sardina pilchardus chromosome 23, fSarPil1.1, whole genome shotgun sequence DNA:
- the xk gene encoding membrane transport protein XK, whose protein sequence is MRLPSSVLVSVSLFTAETTAALYLSTTYRSAGDKIWQGFTLLFTLLPSVLVQLTLIFIHRDLSRDRPLVLLLHILQLGPIIRCLEAFCIYGSAGTFEEPYVTITRKKQMPRGGRGGRVEEVEREVGQAEGKLITHRAAFARTSVIQAFLGSAPQLTLQLYICVLQQGVSIGRGTLMVISLLSIVYGALRCNILAIKIRYDDYEVDVRPGAYLCIFLWRSLEIATRVAVLVLFSSVLQVWVLPVVALNFLLFTLHPWALFWRSGSPFPENIEKTLTRVGTTMVLALLTFLYAGINMFCWSAVQLRLSDPDLIDQTHSWRRVAGYYGGRLVENGALTLLWHAFQTDVYRAVDQLALALLLTVGYLMAIFFMLMFYQFCHPCRRLFGASAAAGMCECCGPSCLLLHGHHAAQVAPDHHKQPPLTDADSTGGTFATNGDLSQSFSSNA, encoded by the exons ATGAGACTGCCCAGCTCGGTGCTTGTCTCGGTCTCCCTGTTCACAGCTGAGACGACGGCTGCGTTGTATTTGAGCACCACGTATCGGTCCGCGGGAGACAAAATTTGGCAGGGCTTCACGCTGCTCTTCACGCTCCTCCCGTCAGTCCTCGTGCAGCTCACCCTGATATTTATCCACCGGGACCTCAGCCGGGACCGACCTCTCGTGCTTCTGCTACACATACTGCAGCTGGGGCCGATTATCCG GTGCCTGGAGGCGTTCTGTATCTATGGCAGCGCGGGCACGTTCGAGGAGCCGTACGTCACCATCACGCGGAAGAAGCAGATGCcgcggggggggcggggggggcgggtggaggaggtggagcggGAGGTGGGGCAGGCGGAGGGCAAGCTGATCACCCACCGCGCCGCCTTCGCCCGCACCTCCGTCATCCAGGCCTTCCTAGGCTCCGCCCCCCAGCTCACACTCCAGCTCTACATCTGCGTCCTGCAGCAGGGAGTGTCCATCGGGAgag gcacccTGATGGTCATCTCTCTGCTGTCCATCGTGTACGGGGCGCTGCGCTGCAACATCCTGGCCATTAAGATCCGCTACGACGACTACGAGGTGGACGTGCGGCCGGGCGCGTACCTGTGCATCTTCCTGTGGCGCAGCCTGGAGATCGCCACGCGCGTGGCCGTGCTGGTGCTCTTCAGCTccgtgctgcag gtgtGGGTGCTGCCCGTGGTGGCGCTCAACTTCCTGCTCTTCACGCTGCACCCGTGGGCGCTCTTCTGGCGCAGCGGCTCGCCCTTCCCCGAGAACATCGAGAAGACGCTGACGCGCGTGGGCACCACCATGGTGCTGGCGCTGCTCACCTTCCTGTACGCCGGCATCAACATGTTCTGCTGGTCCGCCGTGCAGCTGCGCCTCTCCGACCCCGACCTCATCGACCAGACGCACAGCTGGCGCCGCGTGGCGGGCTACTACGGCGGGCGCCTCGTGGAGAACGGCGCGCTGACGCTGCTGTGGCACGCCTTCCAGACGGACGTGTACCGCGCCGTGGACCAGCTGGCGCTCGCGCTGCTGCTGACGGTGGGCTACCTGATGGCCATCTTCTTCATGCTCATGTTCTACCAGTTCTGCCACCCGTGCCGTCGGCTCTTTGGCGCCAGCGCAGCGGCGGGCATGTGCGAGTGCTGCGGGCCCTCCTGCCTGCTGCTCCACGGGCATCACGCCGCACAGGTGGCGCCCGACCACCACAAGCAGCCCCCCCTCACCGACGCAGACAGCACCGGGGGCACCTTCGCCACCAACGGAGACCTCAGCCAGAGCTTCTCCAGCAACGCCtaa